The Treponema sp. Marseille-Q3903 genomic interval ATATAAAATATCTGTAAACACGGCTTGTAGCAGATTTCCTTGCGCTAAAATCTTGCGGAACTTCTTTTGAATCGATAATCCTTACGTCTTTTGGTAAAAATCCGTTTATTGCGCGCAGATAATTTTCTGCGGGGATTGTATCAATCGGAGTATAAAAATTTGCTGCCTGACCTAGTGCATGAACCCCGCTGTCTGTGCGTCCTGAACCGTAAAGCTGAATCTTTTGTTTGTGGATTTTTTCCAATGCAGTTTCGACTTCGCTCTGAACAGTCCGTTCTGCCTGCCCACCTAAAACATCATCTTGACGCTGCCAGCCGCAAAAATCAGTTCCATCATAAGAGATTGTCAATAAAATATTACGCATCAGAAGTTATCATCATTTACAAGCTTAGACAGATTATCGTACAAATCGCGTGCGTGTTCCAAAAGCGGTCCCGGTTTATTTTTTGATGATTTACCAAGTCCAAAAATGCGGGCGATTGCAGTTTTTGACTCTGAAAGCTTTTTTAACCTAAGCTGAATATCGTTTGTCTGCCCATACTTGTATTCAAGAAGCCCACACAAATATATAACGCCGTCCCAACCGTAATTTTTATCTATATCCGGTCCCATATTTGGAAGAGTTGAGCTTTTTTCCAGACGTTTTTCTTCATTTATGACTGCCTGTTGATAAAAAAACAGCGCTTTGCTGTAAAACATCTTCGAAACTATATCGTAGTTGTGCCCAGAGCATCGTTCATTTATGTCTTGTGTAAGCCATGCAAGCCTAAGTGAGAGGATTGCTTTTTTCATCGTCGGAAGAGCATAAGCACCCATATCATCATACGTCATCAATGCCAAATAATACATCGCCGTACCATCGTATAATGTCCTTTCGTGTTTAAGATTGAAATAAGGAAAAATCTCTTCACATGCACATTTTCGTTTATCAGAATGTTCGTATAGTTTATCGCCATCTTCAGGAGCTATTTTTTCTGTAAAATCGTTCCAAAAAAATGCGGAATAGCAATTAGGGCAAACGCCAATTTCATAAATAAGAGGATAGACGCGGCCATATTTTGCTGACGGTTCAAAAATACGATGAAGCTCTTCTGTAAGACCACCGGCAATCATGCGTCCGTTACCGCTTCGCATTATCTCACGTTCAAAATGTTTTTGGCAGATTGGACAACTGCATTTTTCTTTTGACCAGTAAGATATTGGAAGTTTTTTCTTTTCGACATTTTTAGATTGTCCCATCATTCCCCCTTTTCTATTACAACAAATGCAAGTGCATATTCTTTTTCGTGACTGAGAGAAACGTGAACTCTACATTCCCCGCACCTTTCTTTCAACAGATTTATAGCAGATTTTTGAAAATTCAAAAAAGGCTTTCCGTTTTCGTCTTTCGTTATGTATACATCCTTTAGCTCAAAACCTGAAAGTCCCGTTCCAAGAGCTTTTGAAAAAGCTTCTTTAGCTGCAAACCTCACAGCGAGATGTTGACACATTGCAAAAATATTTTTCCCTTTTGAAACTTCCCTTTCATTAAAGAATCTGTCAATCATCTGCGGATTTTTTACCCATTTTTCAAAACGCTTGACTTCTGCAATATCACTTCCAATTCCGTAAATCATCAGATGCTAACTCTCCTGCTGTTCTTTAGTACTGAGTTCCGATGTATCAGACTGGCGCTCATTTTCAGCTTTTTTGACAACTTTTACGCTTATATAGTCATGCGACTTGTTTTTGATTTCAATATCAGATGGAATATTATATTTTAAATGAATCTCGTAAGTTCCCGGCTCTTTTATATCTGAAAAATTTGCTTGAACCGAATTTTTCAGAAGAATAAACTTTTCAAGCTCAATCATTTTTCCAAAAAGCGTAAAACTGACTTTTGGAACTTGACCGTCAACCATTAAGCCATCAGGGATATTGAGCAACTCAACTGAAACGTCTTCAAACGTATGCTCGTCCTGTACTTGGCTGATTGAAACTTCAGCTTTATAAGGACCGGAATCTCCAATTGAAACAAACTTTGAAGGATTTTGAAATCCTACTTCGGTAGAAAAATTTGTTTCTGCATTTGAGACATTTATCCGTTGCGTATAAATTTCGTTCAAAGAATTGACAATTGATTCCGGACCTGTGATGAGAGCAGTTGAAGGCGTCATCAAAACACTGTCTACCTGATAGCCGTGTGCGGCAGCCCCTACGATTGACGGTGCAATGTTTACATACTTCGATTCAACTTTTTCAACATCGAGTTCTATATTTTCCTGACGAAGTTTTA includes:
- a CDS encoding DUF2225 domain-containing protein is translated as MMGQSKNVEKKKLPISYWSKEKCSCPICQKHFEREIMRSGNGRMIAGGLTEELHRIFEPSAKYGRVYPLIYEIGVCPNCYSAFFWNDFTEKIAPEDGDKLYEHSDKRKCACEEIFPYFNLKHERTLYDGTAMYYLALMTYDDMGAYALPTMKKAILSLRLAWLTQDINERCSGHNYDIVSKMFYSKALFFYQQAVINEEKRLEKSSTLPNMGPDIDKNYGWDGVIYLCGLLEYKYGQTNDIQLRLKKLSESKTAIARIFGLGKSSKNKPGPLLEHARDLYDNLSKLVNDDNF
- a CDS encoding holo-ACP synthase, translated to MIYGIGSDIAEVKRFEKWVKNPQMIDRFFNEREVSKGKNIFAMCQHLAVRFAAKEAFSKALGTGLSGFELKDVYITKDENGKPFLNFQKSAINLLKERCGECRVHVSLSHEKEYALAFVVIEKGE
- a CDS encoding YbbR-like domain-containing protein, which gives rise to MSMKTRIIDKLRNEWPAKVICLVIAIFIYIFHQASLVEKKIFVVPLKIQNEGIVMPVGDVPSSVSVVVKAGENEIMSIQKNDITATINLNNIVKKGTYTVPVKIEISEKLLQFDILEIKLRQENIELDVEKVESKYVNIAPSIVGAAAHGYQVDSVLMTPSTALITGPESIVNSLNEIYTQRINVSNAETNFSTEVGFQNPSKFVSIGDSGPYKAEVSISQVQDEHTFEDVSVELLNIPDGLMVDGQVPKVSFTLFGKMIELEKFILLKNSVQANFSDIKEPGTYEIHLKYNIPSDIEIKNKSHDYISVKVVKKAENERQSDTSELSTKEQQES